Within the Deltaproteobacteria bacterium genome, the region ATGCACGGGCCAGGCGAGTTCGCATTGCCCGAGGTTAGGACGGCGGCTACTCCAGGTTCAAGCCCGCCCTTCCCGGGCCGGGCCGTCGGGGCGGGGTCAGATCTCCGCGCCCGGCGGCGGATCGTCGGGATCGGCGTAGCGATCCTCGGTCCAGGGGTCGCCCACCCTCGCGTAGCCGCCCCGCTCCCAGAAGCCGGGCTTCTCCTCGGCGCAGACCTCGATCCGCTCGATCCACTTGGTGCCCTTCCAGGCGTAGAGGCGGGGGGTGACCATCCGCAGGGGGCCGCCGTGCTCGCGCGGCAGGGGCTCGCCGCCCACCCGGTGGGCGAGCAGCACGTCGGGGGCGAGGCCGTCGGCCAGCAAGAGGCTGGTGGTGTAGCCGTCGGCGGCGTGGCAGAGCAGGTGCGCGGCCTCCTCGTGGGGCTCCGCCCGGGCCAGCAGATCGACCAGGCGAACCCCCGTGAAGCGCAGGTCCATCTGCGACCAGCCGGTGACGCAGTGGAAGTCGCTCTCCTCCTCCACCTGCGGGAGCTGCAGCAGCTCCTCCCAGGAGAGCTCGAGGGGGTGCGCCACCGCGCCGTCCACCACCAGCCGCACCTGCTCCGGCTCGATCCGCGGGTGCTCGCCCAGGTCGAGCACCGGCCACTTGGTCGTCGGGCGCTGGCCCGGCGGCAGCTTGGGCTCGCCGTGGCGGTTCGGCTCCCCGCTGCCCCGGGCCGGCCGCTCCCGCCCCGGCCGCGCCAGGAAGCGCTCGCGGAGCCTCAGGCGCGCGGCGACGATGCGATCGGCCTTCTCCTCGCTCATGACGTTCTCCTTCGCAGGAAGAGGAGCACGAGCAGCAGCGCCAGCCCGCCGCGCCCCCCGCTCCCCGAGCAGCCCTCGCAGCCCTCCGGCGGCGCCGCGGGCCCGGGGGAGCTCGCCGCGGCCGGGCCGGGCTTCGGGGCGGGCCGCGCGCGCCGGGCGCCCGGGGGCGGCGGCAGGCGCAGGTCCGCGAGCTTCGCTCCGCCGGCCCGGGAGGGGTCCATCGCCGCGGCGGTGAAGGCCGCGCCCCGCCAGCCGCGGTCGGGCCGCTCGAGCTTTCCCTCCAGCCAGGCCAGCAGGGAGACGGGCACCTCGCCGACGCCGCCGGCCCGGCGCAGGCCGAAGGCGAAGTCCATCCCTCCGGGGTCGAAGCTCGCGCCCGCCCCCAGGAGGCGCAGGGCGAGCGGGTGGGGTGCGCTGGCGGCCTCCGCCAGCGGGATGCGGGGCCAGGCGCTCCCGAGGGCCACGGCGATCGGTCGAAGCCTCATCGCGACCGGGTCCCGGGGGAGCTTCACGACCAGGGCCATCGGCGCGCCCCGCAGCAGCCGCTGCGCGTCCACGCCCGGTCGCGGGGCGCCGCAGCTCTCCAGGGCGGCCTCGAGACGATCGGCGGGGATCAGGAGGATCTCGTCCGCCCGGGCCATCGGGGGTGGGAGCTCACTCCCCGGGGCCCCGCTCTCGAGCAGCCCCCCGAGGCCGGGCGCCTCACGCCGGCCGAGGTCCGCCCGGCTCGCCCTCGGCGCCTGCCGGGGCTCGACCCGGGGGGCCTCTCGATCGGCGGCCGCCTCCCGCGCCGCGGGATCCTCCGCCTGCGGCGCGCCGCTCCGGACGCCGAGCCACTCCGGCGCCTCGGGGCGGGTCTCGAGGAGGCGAGCGCCCTCGGGCAGGGGCAGCACCAGCGCCCCCCCGTCCTTCACGACCGGTGAGAGGATCAGGACCTCCTCGCCGGCCTCGTAGACGATCAGCGCGTCCATGCGCAGCAGCTCGCCCGGGGCGAGCACCGCGTAGGCGTGGGCCGACGCCGGCGCGAGGGCCAGGGTCAGGGCCAGGAGGCCAAGCCGGGAGGGCGCCGATCTCATCGCGGACATGGTAAACCACCGTCCACCACCATGATCACCCTCGACCAGAACGCCGTCCGGCTCCTCATCGAATTCATGGAGGAGCAGATCCCCTTCAACAAGCACCTCGGGCTGAAGTGCACCGCCCTCGAGGAGGGGAAGGCGAGGCTGGAGATCCCCTTCCAGGAGTTCCTCATCGGCGACCCCTTCCGGCCGGCGCTGCACGGCGGCGTGATCTCCACGCTGGCCGACACCTGCGGCGGCGCCGCGGTCTTCTCGCTCTTCGACAACGTGAACGATCGCACCTCCACGGTGGATCTCCGGGTGGACTACCTGCGGCCCGGCCTCCGGGAGACCCTCATCGCCGAGGCCGAGGTGATCCGCGCGGGCAACAAGGTGGCGGTCGTCGACGTCGTGGTCTTCCACCCCGACCGGAAGGGCGAGCCCGTCGCCACCGCCAAGGCGGTCTACAACCTGAAGAGAGCCAGCGAGGGATGAGCCAACCTCCCGGGGGCGCGCCGCGCGAGCGGAGCGGGGGGCCGGCCCACCTCGACGCCGAGGCCCGCGCGCGCCTCGGCGCCTTCTACACCCCGGCCGAGATCGCCCGGCGGATCGTCGAGGAGGCCCTCGACCTGCGGGAGGGGGCGCCCCCGCGGCGGGTCATCGATCCGGCCGCCGGGGACGGCGCCTTCCTCCTCGCCTACGCGCAGCTGGCCCGGGAGCGGCGGCTGGGCAGCGAGCGGGAGATCGCCACCGGGCTCTTCGGACTCGATCGCGATCCGGCCGCGCCGGCGCTGGCCGCCGAGGTCCTGGCCGGGCAGGGCTTCGTCCCGCTGCCGGGCCACCTCCACGAGGGCGACGCCCTGCTCGGCGACTGGCCGCCGGGCGGCAGCCGGGCCGGCCCCTTCGATCTGATCCTGGGCAACCCCCCCTTCCGGAACATCGTCCGCCTGCCCGCGGAGGAGCGTGACGCCCTCAAGGCCCGCTTCGAGACCTTCCACAACAAGTGCGATCTCTACGGGCTCTTCCTCGAGGCCTCCCTCGCCCGGCTCGCCCCCGGCGGGATCCTGGCGATGATCGTGGCCGACACCTTCCTCGGGACCTCCTCCTTCGGTCCCCTGCGGGAGCGGATCTTCGCCGCCGGTGACGTGACGCCCCGGGCGATGTGGGAGCTCGGGGCGGGGGTCTTCGACGCGGCGGTGCGCTGCCAGGTGCTCTTCGTCGAGGGGCGGCCCGCGCGGGAGGAGGATCGCCTCGCCCTGGCCCTGCTGGAGCGGGACGGCAAGCTGCGCCGCCGCGGCAGCCTCCCCCTCTCGCCGCTGCGCGCGCGCGCCCGCCTCTCGGCCGCGCTGCCCTCCGATCTCGCCGCCCTCGAGCGCGCCGAGACGATGCGGGCCCACGGCGTCCCCCTGGGTGAGCTGGCGAGCTTCTCCCTCGGGGTGAAGACGGGCAACGACGCCCGCTTCCTCGCTCCCTCCGCCGCCGAGCTCCCGCCGGGCGAGGGCGGGCGCCGCCGCCTGGTGCGCGCCCTGCGGGGACGGGACGTGCAGCGCTTCCGGATCGTCGGCGAGCAGGTCCTCGACTACCGGCCCGAGCTGCTGCGCACCCTCCACGGCGCCCGGCCCCGGCAACCGGAGGAGCTGCAGCGGCCGGTGAAGGTCCTCGTGCGGGAGACCTCGGGCAAGCGGCTCATCGCCGCCCTCGACGATCGCGGGCGGGTACCCCTGGACACCCTCCACGCCCTCTGGCCGGCGGAGGTGGGCCGGTGCTCCAACCACTTCCTCCTCGGCGTCCTCTCGGCCCGGCCGGTGGAGTGGTTCTACGCCCAGCACCACCCGGGCTCGCACGTGAAGCTCGGCGAGCTGCGCGAGCTGCCCGTGCCCTCCCCTGACGGCCCCTGGGCCGGGCCCATCGAGCAGCTGGCCCGGCGCCTCGGCGGAGAGCTGACGGCGGCCGCCCGCTCGAAGGCCCGGCGCGAGCTGGACGATCTCGTCGCCAGCGGGCTCGGCCTGCCCGGGGGTTGGCGCGAGTGAGGCGGCTGCCCCGGCGCTTCTTCGCCCGGGACACCCGCGAGGTCGCCCGGGCCCTGCTGGGCTGCACCCTGGTCCACCGCCAGCCGGCGGGCTCGCTGCGCGCCCGCATCGTCGAGACCGAGGCCTACCACGGCCCGGACGATCAGGCCTCGCACGCCCGGCGCGGCCCGACGAGGCGGGCGGCGATCATGTTCGGTCCCCCGGGGGTGGCCTACGTCTACCTGATCTACGGGATGCACCACTGCCTCAACGTGGTGACCGGCGAGGAGGGCTTCCCCTCCGCCGTGCTGATCCGCGGAGTCGAGCTCGCAGGGGACCGGATCGATGGACCCGGACGGCTCACGAAGGCGCTCGGCATCACGCGAGAGGCACACAACGGTGCGACGCTCATCGGGGCGTCCGCCGAGATCCTGATCGAGGGACCCGGTCGGATCGAGCCCGGTGAGAAGATCGTCACGGGTCCACGGGTCGGGGTCGACTACGCGGGGGCGTGGGCGAGGAAGCCCTGGCGGTACCGGCTCCTGAAGCGCTAGCCGATGTCCAGGTGCGTCAGCACCCAGGGGAACTTCCCGCTCCCCGTCACCTTCTGCTCGGCGGAGAGCGTCACCTCGCCGAGCATCCCCTTGCTCTCACCCTCGGGGAAGAGGTGCCCGGCCACGTTCCAGCGGCCCGGCGCCAGCATCCCGGTGAGCTCGCCCTTCTCGATGGCGAAGCCGTCGTAGACGGTGGTGGAGAAGGCGGCCCGCGCCCGGTCGGCGCCGTGGATCCCCAGGCAGGCGTAGAGGAAGATCCCCCGCTCCACGCCGGCGATCAGCTCCTCGAGCGGCGTCGCCCCCGGCGCCATCACCAGGCCCGAGAGCTTGTCGCGGATCGGCGCCTCGGAGAGCTCCTCCACCAGCATCGGCGCGCGGTAGCCGTTCCCGGTCGAGGCGAAGCCCTCACCGGCCTCCAGCGCCGAGCGGCGGCTGTAGATCAGGGCGCCAACCTTCCCGGCCTCGACCAGGGGGGTCGCCCGGGTGGCGATGAGCTCGTCGTCGCAGGGGCGCCGGCTCGAGAGGCCCTCCTCGATCCCGCTGTCCAGGAGGGTGATCGCCGGATCCCAGACCGCCTGGCCGGCGCGAAGATCGGTCATCCCCGCGTTGCGCGAGCTGCCGAGGAACTTCTCCGCGGCCGCGTAGCGCAGCATGGTCTCCAGCTGCCGCGGGTGGAGGATCACCGGCAGGGGCTGGCCGCCGCCGGCCCCGAGCTCCGAGGGGGTCAGGCTCCGGGGGAGGATCTCGGAGAGGGTCGTGGCGCCCAGGGCGCCCACCCGCTCCACGGTCGCGGCGTCGGGGGCCCGCTCGAGGTGCTCGACCTTGTAGTGGCTGCTGTCGATCTGGGTGAAGGCGCCGCCGGAGCTGCGCTTGAAGGCCGCGCGGCCCCCGCGGGTGGCCAGGGCGAGCCAGGAGGTGCCGAAGGAGACCCCGCCCTCGAGGGAGGTGAGCGTCGCGCCCTCCCGCGCCGCGTCGGCGGCGAAGGTGCGGTCGCGGATCGTGGCGGCGAGGTCGCGCAGCCGCTCGGGCTCTCGCGCCCAGGGCTCCCAGTCCTCGTCGTGGCCCGAGCCGTCCGGGGCGAACTCGCCCACCCCGAAGCTCTCGAGGGGCGTCGCCTGCGCCGCCCCGAGGGCCGCCTCGATCGCCCGGACGTTCTCCTCGATATCGAGGCTGCTGGTGGCCGCCACGGCCAGGCCCTTCTCGGTGAGCGCGCGCAGGCCGACGCTGACCCGGCCGAGGGCGAGCTCGGGGGCGAGCTCGCGGTTCTTGATCTCGTAGCCGAAGCCGTCGCTCCGGCTGACCCGCACCTCGATGTCGCGGGTCTTGCCTTCGAGCCGGGAGACGATGGCCTCGGCCACCGCGGAGAGCTGCTCCAGGGTCTTCATCTTGTCTTCCCTCGCTCGCTACCAGCCGATGGTGATGGCGTCGGTGCGGCGGATCCGGGTGACGGGTCCGCCGTCGGTGACGGTCTTGGTCTGGCCCTTGCCGCAGAAGCCGGGGTCGTCGCACTTGAGGGGGCCGGCGAAGGCCTCGACCCCCTCGAGGGCCGTGACCGTCCGGACGGTGAGGTTCGCCGGCAGCAGCACCTCGTCGGTGAGCTTTCCGTCGCGGATCAGGCGGCAGTACTGGATGTTGGTGCTCATCCCGTCCTTGCTGACCGCGCCGCCCTTGCTGCCCTCGAGGTAGACCCCCAGGGTGATCCCCTCGAAGAGGGGCTCGAGGTCCTCGTGCCAGGGCGCGCCCTCGGCCGGGTAGAGGTAGGTGTTGGTCATGCGGGGGATGCGCGGATCGCCCAGCTCGGAGAAGCCGCGGCCGTTGGGCACCACCCCGAAGTGGTGGGCGGTCTCCCGGCTGTGGAGCATGTCCACGATGCGGCCGTCCTTCACCAGGCGGACCGGCTGCACCTCGACCCCCTCGTCGTCGATGTAGTGGGTGCCGAAGCCGCCGTCGAGCTCGAAGCTGCCGTCGGGGCGGCGCACCTGGCCGTCGTAGAGGTCGACCACCGGCGTGCCCAGGGGATCGCGGGCCGGCTTGCCGTCCTTCTCCACCAGCCCCGAGCCGCCCTCCTTGATGATGTCGGCCTCGAAGTTGTGGCCCTGCGCCTCGTGCACGAAGACCATCGCCGTGCTGTCGAGCACCAGGTGGGTCAGGGAGGAGAGCTCCTCGGTGGAGAGCTTGCGGCCGCCCTGCAGCTCCACGGCCTTGCGCAGGTAGCGGCCGAGGCGCTCGCGGTGCTCACCGCGCAGCCCCTCGCCCTCGGCGTCGAAGAGGAAGTCGAGGGGGAGGATCTCGCCGATCCGCGCCCGCTGCTCGGTGATCTTCCCGCTCTCGCGGTCCTTCACCTTCACGGACATCGAGAGGTAGGTGCTCGGCAGGATCTGGGTCTTGAGGACGCCCTCGCTGTCGGCGATGAACTTCTCCTCGATCTGGCTGTAGCACCACAGCTCGGTGCCGATCTCGAGCCGCTCCCGCAGGGCCTCGGGGGCCGCGAGGCGCTGCTCCTCGGCCAGCCGGTCGATCTCGCTGGCGAGCTTGCCGAGCATCTGCGCCAGGTCGACGTCCCGCAGGTCGAGGGGCACCGGCTTGCCGTAGCGCTCCCGGCCGGGGTTGGGGATCGGCGCCAGCCCGAAACCGGGGTTGGGCTCCTGCAGCTGGAGCGCGTGGACCGCGAAGGCCAGGTTCTCCTCGAGGTCGGCGAAGGGCAGGAGGCCCACCGAGAGCTCGAGCTTCCGCCCCTCCTCTCCGACCAGGCGCAGCTGCAGCGCCCCCTTGGAGGTGAAGGGCTTGACGATCTCCTCCCCGCTGATCAGCCGGTTGTACTCGGCCTTCGCGATCTCCTCGATGAGCAGGTCGGCGTAGACCACCTTGCCCTCGAGCCAGGCGAAGATCTCCCGGGCCAGCTGCCGGTGGCGCTCCTCGTGGGAGAGGGTGAGCTCCTGCGTTCCGTTCGTCGTCATGGGCCGGCAGTCTAGTCCCTACCCCCGGGATTTTCCGACCCGGTTGCGAGATTGCAGTCAGGTGGTCGGCGCCGGGCAAAAAAAAGGACCCCGAGGGACCCGGTGACGCGCGGGGGGGCGTCGCGCCTACCGGACCTTCTCGAGGTCCAAGAGTCGTACGAGGTATTCCCCGACGATTTCAGTGGACTATACCACCGGGATTCGTCCAGCAAAACTGGATTTTTTCAACCGGTGAAGATGCCCGGAATCACGGGGCAAAAGAAAGGGGCCCGGGCGCGAACCGGCCCCCCCGGACCACAACGGATCGCACCCGGACCCGCATAACACTGATTCGTGGGCCAGGATAGGTGAGCCCGGGGCAGGCGTCTGTGACCTGCCTCACGCCGCCGGAAAAAATCCCGCCGGCAGGCTCAGCCGGTCCGGGGCACGGCCTTCAGGACGGCCTTGCCGCCCTTGATCACCACCTTGAAGTCCACGGCCTTGGCGCCGTGCTTCGCCTTGATGGCGGGGATCTGCTTGTTGAGGCTCTTGCGCATGGCCTCCATGCTGATCCCGGAGGTGTCCTCCTTGCACCGCTTCTTGGCGGTGACGAAGGCGCTGTAGAGCGCCTCGAGCTTGGCGTCGGAGATGCTTCCGCCGCCCTCGGAGGTGGGCCGGGAGGGCCGCTTCCTCGCGCCGCCCCGCGCCTCGTCCCGCAGGGCCTCGGCCGCGGCGACGCCCTTCTGCTGGGTCTCGGCCAGCTCCTCGAGCTCCCGCTGCT harbors:
- a CDS encoding molybdopterin-dependent oxidoreductase yields the protein MSEEKADRIVAARLRLRERFLARPGRERPARGSGEPNRHGEPKLPPGQRPTTKWPVLDLGEHPRIEPEQVRLVVDGAVAHPLELSWEELLQLPQVEEESDFHCVTGWSQMDLRFTGVRLVDLLARAEPHEEAAHLLCHAADGYTTSLLLADGLAPDVLLAHRVGGEPLPREHGGPLRMVTPRLYAWKGTKWIERIEVCAEEKPGFWERGGYARVGDPWTEDRYADPDDPPPGAEI
- a CDS encoding thioesterase family protein, with translation MITLDQNAVRLLIEFMEEQIPFNKHLGLKCTALEEGKARLEIPFQEFLIGDPFRPALHGGVISTLADTCGGAAVFSLFDNVNDRTSTVDLRVDYLRPGLRETLIAEAEVIRAGNKVAVVDVVVFHPDRKGEPVATAKAVYNLKRASEG
- a CDS encoding N-6 DNA methylase, translated to MSQPPGGAPRERSGGPAHLDAEARARLGAFYTPAEIARRIVEEALDLREGAPPRRVIDPAAGDGAFLLAYAQLARERRLGSEREIATGLFGLDRDPAAPALAAEVLAGQGFVPLPGHLHEGDALLGDWPPGGSRAGPFDLILGNPPFRNIVRLPAEERDALKARFETFHNKCDLYGLFLEASLARLAPGGILAMIVADTFLGTSSFGPLRERIFAAGDVTPRAMWELGAGVFDAAVRCQVLFVEGRPAREEDRLALALLERDGKLRRRGSLPLSPLRARARLSAALPSDLAALERAETMRAHGVPLGELASFSLGVKTGNDARFLAPSAAELPPGEGGRRRLVRALRGRDVQRFRIVGEQVLDYRPELLRTLHGARPRQPEELQRPVKVLVRETSGKRLIAALDDRGRVPLDTLHALWPAEVGRCSNHFLLGVLSARPVEWFYAQHHPGSHVKLGELRELPVPSPDGPWAGPIEQLARRLGGELTAAARSKARRELDDLVASGLGLPGGWRE
- a CDS encoding metallopeptidase TldD-related protein, with the protein product MKTLEQLSAVAEAIVSRLEGKTRDIEVRVSRSDGFGYEIKNRELAPELALGRVSVGLRALTEKGLAVAATSSLDIEENVRAIEAALGAAQATPLESFGVGEFAPDGSGHDEDWEPWAREPERLRDLAATIRDRTFAADAAREGATLTSLEGGVSFGTSWLALATRGGRAAFKRSSGGAFTQIDSSHYKVEHLERAPDAATVERVGALGATTLSEILPRSLTPSELGAGGGQPLPVILHPRQLETMLRYAAAEKFLGSSRNAGMTDLRAGQAVWDPAITLLDSGIEEGLSSRRPCDDELIATRATPLVEAGKVGALIYSRRSALEAGEGFASTGNGYRAPMLVEELSEAPIRDKLSGLVMAPGATPLEELIAGVERGIFLYACLGIHGADRARAAFSTTVYDGFAIEKGELTGMLAPGRWNVAGHLFPEGESKGMLGEVTLSAEQKVTGSGKFPWVLTHLDIG
- a CDS encoding TldD/PmbA family protein; amino-acid sequence: MTTNGTQELTLSHEERHRQLAREIFAWLEGKVVYADLLIEEIAKAEYNRLISGEEIVKPFTSKGALQLRLVGEEGRKLELSVGLLPFADLEENLAFAVHALQLQEPNPGFGLAPIPNPGRERYGKPVPLDLRDVDLAQMLGKLASEIDRLAEEQRLAAPEALRERLEIGTELWCYSQIEEKFIADSEGVLKTQILPSTYLSMSVKVKDRESGKITEQRARIGEILPLDFLFDAEGEGLRGEHRERLGRYLRKAVELQGGRKLSTEELSSLTHLVLDSTAMVFVHEAQGHNFEADIIKEGGSGLVEKDGKPARDPLGTPVVDLYDGQVRRPDGSFELDGGFGTHYIDDEGVEVQPVRLVKDGRIVDMLHSRETAHHFGVVPNGRGFSELGDPRIPRMTNTYLYPAEGAPWHEDLEPLFEGITLGVYLEGSKGGAVSKDGMSTNIQYCRLIRDGKLTDEVLLPANLTVRTVTALEGVEAFAGPLKCDDPGFCGKGQTKTVTDGGPVTRIRRTDAITIGW